The Lachnospiraceae bacterium KM106-2 nucleotide sequence TGCTACTTAGCGTAATTGTAGGTATCACAAATATGATTCCTTATTTTGGTCCATTTATTGGCGCTGTTCCTGGAGTCTTGATTATTTTATTTATTAATCCAATTCAAGCGCTCATTTTTGCAATTATGATTCTTGCTCTTCAACAGTTTGATGGATTATATCTAGGACCAAAGATTTTAGGAGAATCTACTGGTCTAACACCTTTATGGGTTATCTTTGGTATTACCGTAGGTGGCAGCTATGGTGGCGTGATTGGAATGTTCTTAGGCGTTCCAGTTGTTGCTGTTATCGCTTATTTACTAAATCAATGGATTACAAATCGATTGAATAATAAAAATATTGAAATGTAATTTTAAAAAAAAGAACGTAATCTAACATAAGATTACGTTCTTTTTGATTACCGTTTTATTTTATTTTCAGACTTTAACATATTAGCCACTTCATCCCAAGATTTCTTCATGACAAGTGCCTTTCTGTTCAGTCCCACATTCGGACTAAGCGACCTAGCGATTTTCAGCTTCATCTTTCCCATAATAAAATACCTCTTGATTCTTATAAAAACCTTATCTTATTATGATTTTATGCAACTATTTACGATATGCCACTAAGCGATTAATTGGTTTTCCCTCTCCAGAGAATTTTTCTTCGTATTCTGTCATAACATTTCCTTCATTATACTCGCTGTGATGAAGATCAAATGTATGATTTTCTAAGATCCATCCTGCTTCTACTACTTCTTCTAAAGAAAAATCAAATAACTCACGATTATCTGTCTTAAATATCACTCTTCCATCTGCAACAAGAATTTGATTATAACGTGCAAAAAATTGTCTTGATGTTAAACGTCTCTTAGCATGACGATCTTTTGGCCATGGATCTGAAAAGTTAAGATAAATCTGACTTACTTCATCTTTGTCGAATACCTCTGTAATATTTTCTGCATCCATACGAATAAAGATCAAGTTATTCGTTTCTAATTCCGGTCTTTTCTCTAACGCTCGAATTAATACGCTTGAAAATTTCTCAATTCCAACGTAATTAATATCTGGATTTCTTCTAGCTAACTCTGTAATGAATTGTCCTTTTCCCATCCCTACTTCGATATGGATCGGGTTATTGTTTCCAAATACTTCATTCCATTTTCCTTTTTGATTTTCAGGCACATCTACAACATACGCACTGGCTTCGATAGCTTCCCTTGCACCTTTTACGTTTCTAAGTCTCATAATACGTCTCCTTATCATTCTCTGGGCGTCCTTTTATTGCAAACATTATTATAAAAGCAACCCCATTATTAGTCAAATAATATTTGTAAATGCCAAATTTCTTACAATAT carries:
- a CDS encoding tRNA (guanine46-N7-)-methyltransferase encodes the protein MRLRNVKGAREAIEASAYVVDVPENQKGKWNEVFGNNNPIHIEVGMGKGQFITELARRNPDINYVGIEKFSSVLIRALEKRPELETNNLIFIRMDAENITEVFDKDEVSQIYLNFSDPWPKDRHAKRRLTSRQFFARYNQILVADGRVIFKTDNRELFDFSLEEVVEAGWILENHTFDLHHSEYNEGNVMTEYEEKFSGEGKPINRLVAYRK